TATTTGCTTTGCAACCCATATCTCCCAATCCAAAGGGTGAGCAATCACATTAACAATGCCATCTTCCTCTAACAATGAAGAAATTCTCTGAGCAGACTCAAAACTTGGAAATGGTCCAATGACTTGACGCTCAAAGACTTTCGAAGATTTCAATGGAACTTTGCGCCATCCAATAGAAATTTTGGAAGATTTGTGAACTAATCCATTTGCATCTTTTAAAAGCAATGGAGTCCCAGCACTAACCAGTTCTAAATGAGACACTTGGGAAGTATCCATATCCTGTTTGCCAAGATATGCTTGTAAGCTAACAAGAAGTGCATTCGTATCATTAACTGACAATGGCTTAGGAATTTTTGGATGAGTAGGGAAATAAACATCAGAAATCACTTCATCATTTACTAATTCCTCTGCCTTAAAACCATTATCCAAAGTGCTTATCAGCAAAAAGAAACTGGATAAAAGCAATGGTTTAAAAAATAGTTTCTTCATTGGAGAATGAAATACTAAATCAGCAAAAAATAATTAATCAATAAACCAATTTGGCTTATGGGAGTCTTAGGAAGTAGGGTAACGGATTGTATTTGTGTGTTGGCCAAAAATGCCTAAACTCAAAACTCGCAAAGCAGCGGCAAAGCGATTTAAAGCAACAGGCACTGGCAAGTTTATGCGGCGAAGAGCTTTCCGTAATCACTTGCTAGATCATAAGAGCTCTAAGTTAAAGAGGCATCTAGGCACTAAAGCTGTGGTAGATGAACGTGATGCAGAGAACGTTAGCCTAATGCTCCCCTATAGCTAACACGAAACAACTCCAACTCCAACTCCAACTCCAACTAATTCAAACCTTTTACTCATGTCACGCGTAAAAAGAGGAAATGTAGCTAGAAAAAGAAGAAATAAAATA
This DNA window, taken from Prochlorococcus sp. MIT 0603, encodes the following:
- the rpmI gene encoding 50S ribosomal protein L35 codes for the protein MPKLKTRKAAAKRFKATGTGKFMRRRAFRNHLLDHKSSKLKRHLGTKAVVDERDAENVSLMLPYS